A region from the Triticum urartu cultivar G1812 chromosome 1, Tu2.1, whole genome shotgun sequence genome encodes:
- the LOC125536322 gene encoding uncharacterized protein LOC125536322: protein MPPPRGSRPAGCNGGSMLRLLVVASLCCGCFVVGRWGSGVLRPDSGRMAGAAIYAGDLDGYHHGGGRRRLLAGGPGPGSHPPRCTSKCGSCSPCVPVHVSVPPGVLVTTEYYPVAWRCKCRDRLYMP from the exons ATGCCGCCACCCAGGGGGAGCCGGCCGGCGGGGTGCAACGGCGGATCTATGCTACGGCTGCTCGTCGTCGCCTCCCTCTGCTGCGGTTGCTTCGTCGTCGGGCGCTGGGGGAGCGGCGTGCTCCGGCCGG ATTCTGGGAGGATGGCAGGAGCAGCGATCTACGCCGGTGATCTG GACGGCTACCACCATGGgggcggcaggcggcggctgCTGGCCGGGGGCCCCGGCCCCGGGTCGCACCCGCCGCGGTGCACGTCCAAGTGCGGCAGCTGCAGCCCGTGCGTGCCCGTGCACGTGTCCGTGCCGCCGGGCGTGCTGGTCACCACGGAGTACTACCCGGTGGCGTGGCGCTGCAAGTGCCGCGACCGCCTCTACATGCCGTGA